Sequence from the Fibrobacter sp. UWR2 genome:
TTACCGAATCTGTTTCGCTTTTTGAGCAGGCGCTTGCCGCCGGTGGTGAATATTCCGACGAAATCCGTGAAATTCTTGCGCAGTATTACGAAGCGCTCGGGCTTGCTGAAGACGGCTCGGGCTCATTCTCTTTCCGGTTGCAGAGCGATGTTGGTTATTACGGCCTGCGTTATACCGAATTTGGGGCGAAGAAGGATTCCGCCGGGAATAGCGATGGCGACATCACCGAAAACGGGGGCGACATCTTTGCTTCCTTGAACTTGTACCTGGATTACACCAGGGGGAACTGGAGCCACTCGCTTGGTATAACCTTTGTCTCGGACTGGTTCTATGACAACAAGGACATGCCTGCACTGGACACGAACGACTGGAACATTGCTCCGGGGTTAGAGTACTCCCTCGTGGGGCGCAACATTTTGCTCGATGTGGGTGTCGACTTCAATATCTCGAGTGACAAGGTGTTCAGGCCTGCCGGATATGCGTGGATCGAGTACGATATCTACAAGTACGAAACGCTGCGCGTGGGTGTGGCCGCATTGGGCTACTATCGCAAGGATGGCCCTGCTACGGCATCCTTGATGGGTTCGCTGCACCGCACCGCAGAGACTGGTTTTAACTTTTCTGTATACGTGGGTGCGAAGTACGAGGCCGACTACATGCTGAACATTCTCGACTATGTTGAGCAGGTTCAACAGGGCGGGTATCAGGGGGGTGGGAGCGTAATACCTGACGATAACCCTTGGGCCAGGTGTGTGGCGGATCATGGGGATTCTGTCTGCGCGAACCAGTACAACGGGGTTCTCCAGACGTATATAGAAGAATATTGGGCTGAGCAGGGAGACATCTGGAACAGCCAGAATCCTTGGACGAATCCGCAGGACACTACTGCTGTGCTGCCTACCTACTGGACCCGCTGGGTCGGTCCGTCGGTGCGTGCGAATGTATCGTACCTGTTCAAGACGAATATCGCCCTTGAGGTTTCTCTCAACATGTTCTATGCATTGGTTGTGGACGGAGCTTCCAGTGAATACGAAAAAATGCAGAAGTTCTCGGGCTCATGGGGCTTCAAGTTCTCGTGGAAGCCGTGGTGGTTTAGCCTTTATGCGGGTATCGAACAGACGTTCCTGGATTATAACTTGCCTGAGGAACTTTCAAATTACTTTACCGAGCGCAACCTGCTGACTTCGATCAAGGCTGGCGTGAAGGTCGAATTCTAACGAAAAGGCTTGCCTGACGCTGTAAAAACAAGAGAGGCCGGCATAAACCGGCCTCTTTGCGTGGAGATAGTGGGAGTCGAACCCATGACCTACAGATTGCGAACCTGTCGCTCTACCAACTGAGCTATATCCCCAGGTGCGCCAAATATATTTTTTATAGGCGGATTCGTCAAGCGGGAACCCGTAAAAATCCGTAAAAAGTGGAAAAACGCCATAAATTTTTCTATTTTAGCCAAAGATGAAAAAGATTCCTGCACTTATTGTTGTTTGCCTGTTGCTCCTTGCTTCGCTTGTCTTTGCGTACCCTGCGCCTGCAGCCCGAAACGGGTTTAGCAACATGAACGTGACTACCGAGTATTCCGAACTCCTGAAGGAGAAGAATGCCCGTAACGATTCGCTGTTGCCTGCCCTCGATGGCGATAAGGCCTTTGCCGAGGTGCTGCGCCTGAACCCGAACTTCTGGAGCCTCGGGAGCGCTATGGAAAAGGAAGGTTCGCTTGTCACCAAGCTTAATGCGCAAATCGTGTTTATCGACGGTATCCGCGAGGATCCTTTCTGCGAACTCTTGAAGGGCTCCAAGAGCGATGCCTCCACATGGAATGTGCGCATCGGTGTGGACTTTGTTTCGGGCGGATCCAATACGGTGCATATCCACGTGCAGCAGTGCTTGGACTACGTGCGCGACCAGTTGGGCTATGCCATCAAGCAGGGCGACAAGATTATTGTCGTCCCGCCGAAGAAGGTCCTGGACAAGCTCCGTGAAAGCGAGATCCCCGATGCCATCGACCTCGATATGCAGCAGACGCTCCTGAAGGCGCATGAGGAAGTGGAACTCGACGGCAAGTGCCCGAAGAACATCGAGGCCTACATCATCCTGATGAACGTGTACAATCAGGTCAAAGACAAGAAGATGGATTACGTTGTCATCAACGACCAACTGAACAAGCAGCGTAACGGCGGAAGCCGCGTGCAGAGCTGTGCCTTCAGTCGCGAGTGGAATAAGCGTTACCAGGAAAGTGCGAGTTTCGAGTGCGATATCGACCATGACCGCTGCCTGTACCGCCAGGAAAACGACGGTAATTCCGAATGGAGCATCAACTACGAGCAGGACCGCTTCGAGTACATCAACAAGAAGTTCCTGTTCTTCAACTTGAACCCGAAGAGCATCCACAAGGGCGGTTCCATGTTGGATTTGCGCCTAATCCGCCTTTCAACCAAACTCTACCTGGAAGCCTACATCAACCTGAAGGGCGAACCCGTGACACTCGGCCTGATTATCGTGCCTGGGGACAAGACCATCGAGGATTATGATGACGGGGAAGAAGACGATGGTACCATGGTTGAGGATTGATGGTAATTTTTTGTGAAAAAAGGGCTCCCAACGGCCTACAGACGATTTTTTATAGTATATTTAGTACGTACAAGATTTATTAGGAGAATTTTATGAATTCCTTGATCAAGTTTTCTATTGCGGCCGCGATTGCTGCGGCTCCTTCCCTTGCCGACGAGAACTTTGGCGGTATTGGCGTTACGATTTACCAGGTTCCCGCTGGTGTGTATGTTGCCGAGGTTATTCCCGGTGGTCCTGCTTCTGAAACCAAGCTCAAGACCGGCGATGTGATTGTTGCGGTGGATGGCGTTTCCCTGAAGGGCAAGACCATCGATTTCTCGAAGGAACAGATCCGTGGCCAGATCGACAAGCCGGTCGAACTCACGTACGTGAGCGAAGGCGATACGCTTTCGGCTGTCGTGCGCCGTGCATCGATGCTCGTGAAGGATTTCAATGCCGAAGACGTTTCGGCCTGGTATGGTGACAAGCAGGAATTCAATGCTGCTGAACTCGAGACGTTTGCAAGCGGTAGCGAGACCGACAAGCAGTTGCTTGCTGTGCTCAGCCGTGGTACCGTGGTGGCAAGTGATGCCGAGAAGGTTTCTGCGAGGAACTTGAACGGCGTGTTCGTGAAGAAGGCCGAGGTGGTCGCTCCGAAGGTCAATTCGAACAAGGGTGTCAAGTCCAATGGTGCCGTGCTGAAGGGCTTCAGCCGCAATTCGATTGCCTTTACGCTCAAGACCGCTGGCACGACTGTCGTGAAGGTCTCCGATCCGAACGGCGAAGTGGTCGCGACCGTGCGCGTGGATAACGCTCCGGCCGGATTCAATTCCGTGTCTTGGAATTCCGAGAATATCCCGAGCGGTCGCTACATGGTGAGCATCGAACAGTCCTTCGGCATCTCCGGCAAGTTCGCTGTCTTGAAGTAGAACAAACTAACAAATTTGAGAAATCCTGCGTCCTTGTGGAGGCAGGATTTTTTTGCTATTTCTCGCATAAAATGGGTATTTTGGGCCTTTTGCCTATCGTCTATTATTTATATTTGCTCCGACGTGATTTTGTCTAGAACCCATAGTCCGCTATGGGCCGTTTTGCTGTTTGCAATAGCGGCCTTTGCTCCTGTAGCCTTCGCACAGGATATGACGCGCTTTGAACTGGAAGAGCGCGAACAGCCTGTGGAGGACACGACCGAGGTGGACTGGATGAACGACACCACGGGGACGGACACTATCGAGTACCATGCGGTAGACCTTGTGTACGACGTGGAAAAGGAAACTTTCAACCTGAATGACGGCGCTCAACTCAAGTATCGTACCGCGACGCTTGATGCGGACACCATCTGGTTCGATCAGAGAAACAGTGTGCTTGTGGCTGCAGGTGAGCCTGTGCTCCGTGAGGCGAAAAATCCGTCGCTTTCGGGAATGCGCCTCAAGTACAACATGAACAGCCGTATCGGCGAAATCTATTATGCAACCACCTTCCAGGACAACCAGCAGTTGAACGGCATGGAGGTGCGTCGCTTGCCCGACCAGAGAATCCAGATTGCACGTGGTGACTTCAGTACCTGTAATGATTCTACGCACCAGCACTTCTTCTTCTACGGACGCCGCATGGTGGTGAAACCGAAGGAGACCATCACGGCACGGCCTGTGGTACTCAACATTGCCGATGTGCCTGTGGCGGTTCTCCCGATGATTGTCGCACCGCTCAAGAGCGGGCGCAAGTCGGGCCTCCTGACACCCAAGTTTGGTGGTGACCAGGTGCAGGGTTACTACCTGCGTAATCTCGGCTTCTATTATGCGCCTAACGATTACTGGGATGCGACTATCTATGGTGACATCATCGAAGGTGACGAGGCTCGGTTCGAACGCTCGACATTGACAGGCCAGGTGCGCTACAACAAGCGTTATGTGCTCGACGGAAACGTGTCGTACACGGCATACCTCGAAGAATTTGATTTTGGAAACAGCGGTTACGATATTCGCTTTACGCACAACCAGAACTTGACTCCCGATAGGAAGCATACGTTGAGCGGTACGGGTTCATTCGTGAGTAACCAGAACATCCGTAAGGATAACGCGCTTGATGCGGAGACAATCTTGGACCAGCAGGCAAACGCCTGGCTTACTTACTCGGGCAAGTTCGGTACGAACAAGAGCCTTACCGTGAAGGTGGGGCAGGACCATAACCTCGTGACAGGATTTATCCGCAGGCAGTTGCCCGATATACGCTTCAACATGAGCGGTCCGCTTTTTAATTTCGAGACTGATGACGATGAAGTTGCTGCTGCCGACGGTTCGTTCAGTTCGTACCTGAAGAAACTCAACTACAGTTTCTCGAACCAGTTCAATTACGAAACTGAAGAAGGGCGCGATACAATCCTCAATGTGGATACGCTTGCGAAGTATGTGGGTTATTCGGGAACATATTCCTTGGATTATTCGGGCTCGCTGTTTAATGTCATCAACATCACTCCGCGTGCGACCTGGAGCGGTTATTGGACTGGCCAATCGTGGGAGAACCCCGAGGATTCTAGTAAGTACTGGCGTCGATATACGAGTCTCGATCCTGAACACAATACTTATGGCGAGTTCGCGTATAACCACAATTACAGCCTCACTGCCGATACAAAGCTCTATGGAATCTGGGTCCCGGAAATCGGGCGCTTTACGGGCCTTCGCCATATCCTTTCACCGAGTGTGTCGTACACGTATGCGCCCGAGATAGATACCGTCAAGACGTTCGCCCCGCATCCGCATTTGTCGCAGTCCTGGTACCAGAAGGAACAGCAGACTATCGGTTTTTCGCTTGGTAACGACCTGGACTTGAAATACCTGAAGGTGGTGGGCCATAAGCCCGATACCTCCAAGGGCGATACGGCGAAGGCGGTAGAAGACCAGTATGGTAACCGGAGACTCCTTACCACACGTCATAGCGTTTCGTACAACTTTGCAGCAGATTCCCTGAACTTCTCGGACATCAATTCGAGTTTCGGCCTGCAAATCTTGCCGGATTACCTGTTCACGATTACCACGCGCCATAGCCTGTACCATAAGTATTCCATGGAACCCAACAAGGTCCGTTTCCCGGAACTCACTTACTGGGGCTACGACTTTAGCCGTAGTTTCCGCTGGAGCGGAACGTTTAATGCCGGCCTCCCGTCGCAGATGGGCAAGTACGAGATGCGCAAGTGGTCCCTTGGACTCAGCTACCGCTATTCCTTTTCCAGTACGCGAGTAGGGAAGGACCTGTTCCAGGACAACATAAGCCATTCGACATCCATTACGGCGTCGTTCCAGCCGACGGTAAACTGGGAAGTTTCGTACAGCACGCAGTACGATTACAACGAAGGAAAGTTTGTTACGCACAAATTCACATTTAATAGGGCTTTGCATTGCTGGCAACTTGACTTCACGTGGACACCGACCGGGCCTGCTGCTGGATGGTCGTTCGCACTTTACGTGAAGGACCTGCCCGATATCAAGCTCAATGCCGGAAGCACGGAGACGAAGTGACGAAGATTATTCTAGCAAGCGGTTCGCCGAGGCGCCGCGAAATTTTGACACAGATTGGGGTGGATTTCGAGGTGGTGGTCTCGAACGAGGAAGAATGCCCGAAAAGCGCAAATCCGCTCGATTTCCCGCGTGAAAACGCCGCCATGAAGGCTCTCGCGGTCTCGAAAAAGGTTCCTGGGGCCTATGTCCTGGGTTACGATACCCTTGTTTTTCTGGATGGAAAGCCCCTGGGCAAGCCCAAAACGCCTGAAGAGGCCCTAGAAATGTTACAAAAACTGAATGGAAAAACTCACAAAGTTATTACAGGAATCGCACTAGCTAAAGATGCGCAAGTCGTTGATACTCAACAAGAAGAAACACAGGTACTTTTTCGGGAGAACTCCTTACGCGAGCTAAAAGATTATGTAAATTCTAAGGACCCGATGGATAAGGCGGGCGCTTACGGAATCCAGACCCGGGGGGCGCGCCTCATCAAATCGATTACTGGATGCTATTACAACGTAGTGGGTTTGCCAGTGGCCCTTACGTTAGAGATGCTGGCAAAGCGGGAGGTTGAGGTATGAATACGAACCCTATCGAAGATAAACGCCCGGATGAACGCCTTGGTGCCTACCTGACACGCGTTCGCGAGGCTAAGGGTTTATCCGTTGAGGATCTCGCCACTGTGACGAAACTCACAGTAAAAAACATTACGCTTATCGAAAGCGGCGACTGGAAGGCGTTCCCGGTGGAAGCCTACCTGCGCGGCTACCTGAATTCCATTTGTGAAAAACTCGGCCTCGAGCCGAGAAGGATTGTCGATTACTATCTGGGCGAGGCCGGAACTAAGTTCACGAGCCTCCTGTCTCCTGTTCAGGAGAAGGCGGTTAAGGTCTCTCCGATGACGGACGAAGAACGCAAGCCCCGCAGTAAGGCCGTGCCGATTGTCATTGTCTTGCTCGGACTGGCATTCGTGGTCGGGTCTCATTTCCTCAAGGAAATGGGTGAGAGCGACCAGGCTGCTGCAACTGCCGAAAAGGCAAGTGTAGAAGCGAGTGCCGATGCTCAGCCGGCCGATGCTCCTCTGGCGGAGATGCCGGACGGTGCCGAAGTGGTTCCGCCGGATTCCGTGCAGACGGATTCGAGTGCCAAGGATTCTGCGGCCAAGTCCAACAATGTCGTGACTCAGGCCGTGGTCGATGAGGCTGTGAAAAAATCTGAACTTCCTGCTTCTGCAACAATCTTTATTTCGTC
This genomic interval carries:
- a CDS encoding PDZ domain-containing protein, whose amino-acid sequence is MNSLIKFSIAAAIAAAPSLADENFGGIGVTIYQVPAGVYVAEVIPGGPASETKLKTGDVIVAVDGVSLKGKTIDFSKEQIRGQIDKPVELTYVSEGDTLSAVVRRASMLVKDFNAEDVSAWYGDKQEFNAAELETFASGSETDKQLLAVLSRGTVVASDAEKVSARNLNGVFVKKAEVVAPKVNSNKGVKSNGAVLKGFSRNSIAFTLKTAGTTVVKVSDPNGEVVATVRVDNAPAGFNSVSWNSENIPSGRYMVSIEQSFGISGKFAVLK
- a CDS encoding putative LPS assembly protein LptD, whose amino-acid sequence is MLFAIAAFAPVAFAQDMTRFELEEREQPVEDTTEVDWMNDTTGTDTIEYHAVDLVYDVEKETFNLNDGAQLKYRTATLDADTIWFDQRNSVLVAAGEPVLREAKNPSLSGMRLKYNMNSRIGEIYYATTFQDNQQLNGMEVRRLPDQRIQIARGDFSTCNDSTHQHFFFYGRRMVVKPKETITARPVVLNIADVPVAVLPMIVAPLKSGRKSGLLTPKFGGDQVQGYYLRNLGFYYAPNDYWDATIYGDIIEGDEARFERSTLTGQVRYNKRYVLDGNVSYTAYLEEFDFGNSGYDIRFTHNQNLTPDRKHTLSGTGSFVSNQNIRKDNALDAETILDQQANAWLTYSGKFGTNKSLTVKVGQDHNLVTGFIRRQLPDIRFNMSGPLFNFETDDDEVAAADGSFSSYLKKLNYSFSNQFNYETEEGRDTILNVDTLAKYVGYSGTYSLDYSGSLFNVINITPRATWSGYWTGQSWENPEDSSKYWRRYTSLDPEHNTYGEFAYNHNYSLTADTKLYGIWVPEIGRFTGLRHILSPSVSYTYAPEIDTVKTFAPHPHLSQSWYQKEQQTIGFSLGNDLDLKYLKVVGHKPDTSKGDTAKAVEDQYGNRRLLTTRHSVSYNFAADSLNFSDINSSFGLQILPDYLFTITTRHSLYHKYSMEPNKVRFPELTYWGYDFSRSFRWSGTFNAGLPSQMGKYEMRKWSLGLSYRYSFSSTRVGKDLFQDNISHSTSITASFQPTVNWEVSYSTQYDYNEGKFVTHKFTFNRALHCWQLDFTWTPTGPAAGWSFALYVKDLPDIKLNAGSTETK
- a CDS encoding nucleoside triphosphate pyrophosphatase, with the protein product MTKIILASGSPRRREILTQIGVDFEVVVSNEEECPKSANPLDFPRENAAMKALAVSKKVPGAYVLGYDTLVFLDGKPLGKPKTPEEALEMLQKLNGKTHKVITGIALAKDAQVVDTQQEETQVLFRENSLRELKDYVNSKDPMDKAGAYGIQTRGARLIKSITGCYYNVVGLPVALTLEMLAKREVEV
- a CDS encoding RodZ family helix-turn-helix domain-containing protein — its product is MNTNPIEDKRPDERLGAYLTRVREAKGLSVEDLATVTKLTVKNITLIESGDWKAFPVEAYLRGYLNSICEKLGLEPRRIVDYYLGEAGTKFTSLLSPVQEKAVKVSPMTDEERKPRSKAVPIVIVLLGLAFVVGSHFLKEMGESDQAAATAEKASVEASADAQPADAPLAEMPDGAEVVPPDSVQTDSSAKDSAAKSNNVVTQAVVDEAVKKSELPASATIFISSTSETEEAVVSTKTHFELVGSGSMASWIGLKRHEDDGSFVKEANIAVKDSRMIYDTDDTLYVVVGEPRAISKMLLNGKEVKIPEVKFGRVAKFRVFAGEIVKIKGGR